Sequence from the Bactrocera dorsalis isolate Fly_Bdor unplaced genomic scaffold, ASM2337382v1 BdCtg160, whole genome shotgun sequence genome:
GTTTCAAGTGTACGCAAGCCGCTTGGCCGTATATGCGAAAACAAAATTATGGACGGATCATTATGACTTCATCAAATTCAGGAatttatggtaattttggtCAAGCCAACTATTCAGCTGCGAAAATGGGGCTGGTTGGCTTGGCCAACACAGTTGCCATTGAAGGCCAGAAAAACAATATACATTGCAATGTTATCATTCCAACTGCGGCTAGTCGCATGACTGAAGACATCCTTCCAGACATACTTTTCAATGAGCTGAAACCACACCTGATTGCACCTGTTGTGGTATACTTGTGTCACGAATCTTGCAAAGATAACGGTAAGTGATTTCgaacacaatataaataaagtgCAAAATTTTGAGGTTTCATTATTTTAGGATCCTATATTGAGAGTGCTGCGGGTTGGGCTACAAAACTGAATATTGTGCGTGGCAAGGGTTGTGTATTGCGCACATCTATTGATCAAACTAATACAACGCCAGAATACGTTCAAAGCGTATGGGCAAAGATCACTGACATGACAGACGCCAAGCATTTGGACACAATCGGGCAGGCTTCTGGCTCTTTATTAGAAGTTCTGGAGAAGTTGAAAGAAGGCAAATTTGGAGAATACGAAGATACTTTTAAATTTAGCAACAAAGATTTGATTCTTTACGCATTGGGTATCGGAGCCAGTGTCAAAAATGAAAACGATCTAAAATTTCTATATGAAAATCATCCCGAATTCTCGGCTATCCCTTCATATTTTGTATTGCCAGGTCTCATGTTATGCATGACCACTGATATTGTAGGCAGTGCATTACCTTCAGGAAAGGCTCATCTATCAAATATTCTACATGGGGAACAATATTTGGAAATATGTGACGATATTCCAACAAGCGGAACCCTTACCACTATCGGAAAAGTATTTGATGTTATGGACAAGGGGTCTGGCGCACTTGTTGTTACGAATACTGACACATATGATGAAAGTGGCCGACTTTTAGTTAAAAATCAAAGTTCCACTTTCATAGTTGGAGCTGGAAATTTTGGAGGAAAAAAGACACCGATCAAAGGAGTTATACCAATTGTGAATCCACCAAATCGGAGCCCAGACGCCACATGTCATTACAAAACATCAGAGGACCAAGCTGCTTTGTACAGACTCTCCGGTGATTTAAATCCCCTACATATTGATCCTGAGTTCGCAGCTTTAGGCGGATTTAAGACACCAATTTTACATGGTCTATGCTCATTGGGTTTCTCAGTACGCGCGATTTTGGCACAGTACGCTAATAATAATGCATCACTTTTTAAAGCTGTGAAGTTAAGATTTTCGGCCCCTGTTATACCAGGTCAAACACTTAAGATTGACATGTGGAAGGAGGGCAAACGAGTTCTCTTTACTACCACCGTCGTGGAAACTGGAACGAAGGCAATTATTGGGGGATATGTAGATCTAAAGGATATTGCCGCCAAATTGTGAAGTTTCGAAAAACACATATTCGCTTGATTCAAAacacaataatattttatggtttttaaaGGGGTATTTTCTTattgcttaaataaaattattttgttaactaTTAGAGGATTGCTGTTTTATTTTAGCCAGGAATCTGcttaattgaaaaaagttacttccaaaataatcaaaatatatgtGGAtcgttttacttaaaaaaagcaAGCCTACGAAAACAAAACGAACGAAATcttatttcaaccaaaacaacaaAGAGCTTTTGTACtgttattgcaaaaatattcaagaaCATCAACcgattttaatttacaaatttgcaACAGACCTTTTTACATGTcacaaatatatgtagaaaCTTTCGTCAATatacaattttccatacaaacaaaaGTTCATATTCCCCTTACAAGTTAAATAGAAAACTTTCTTTAATTCCATCTTCATTGTTTTTAAACCAGTTAAACTCAATTTTCTAATTGTTATAATAGCGTACATGTTAAGCTATTAAATTATAACTTAAGCAATAAAATACCAGCAAAACCACGAATACGAAGCTTATAAAAAATACcggaataaaaattataacatacatatatgtaagtacatctgtatatacatatatgtatggaaGTACGCAAATATGCATGCCTATTATTCGTTGAacgtcaataaaaaaatcttgcttcaaattttttatttacaaaaatcttaataacatgtatgaatgtagatgtgtttgtatgtaggtAAGCATTGACAGCAGCCAAGCTACATGTACGCTTTTATAAGATATAGAAGTAGCATTAACGTGTGGGTTTCTAGTTATTTCAAATATGAATACAATTCAGCAAACTAACTTATGAATATTACGGGTTAAAACACATTTAGGGTTTTcatatagtctcataaagttataacttttttaaataagtgtaaacatttattaattattatacaaCCTAACAAAcagataaaaaagttatttcatttattaacttatatttGATGCAGTTTCACTGAATATTAACTCGAAATTCcgatttcaaactaaaatttaaataactcaaTTTCGAAGGTAAATAATgtcactacatacatacatatgtacgattgATAAAACCAAAGctgacaaaaaagaaaaactccTACGCAAATCACGACCTATTGAAATGCTTTGATTTGAGCTCAAAAAGTTCATTGAAATGCGAttcgagtttaaaatataaaatcgaaaaaaacaaagTCGAATATGGTAAAATTagtctttgttttttttacatacatatgttgataATAAATCTATatgtaaaacaataaatacGCAGATGTGCAAGTTATTTTCAACATTACTcatctaaaataaatttaagattattattaaattcttaGGCTTACCTGACGGTGGTATCATTGCTGCCCGATACCACATATTCACCAGAAGGATTAAAATCTAGAGTTCGTACACTTTTCATATGACCATTCAAAGTGGAGCAAATGGTTTGTGCGTTTAAGTCCCATCGCCTAATAATACCAATATCGTCCGCCGAATACACGAAATCGTCATTATATGCAAAACGTACACAATCAATGGGTCTGTTATGTCCTGTTAAGGACTGGAATGACAACATAAGTATTTGTGACAGAAGTCCACATAAGCCATATAATTTACCATAAAAAGCTCTTCCCGACCGATTGCCCACAAATTTACATTTCGGTCCTGCCCTCCAGTTACTAAAACACTCCCAGTTTCTCCAAGGTCTAGACTGGTAACATTTCCGTCATGAGCTTTTATCTCATCTACAGAGAAAGTTTGAGACAGAGTTCCATTgagaagattaaaaaaataatgttccTTCGCACAAGGAATAAAGTTTGCTTAAAGAAGGTCGAAACTTACATATTTTAGCGGTCAATTTTCTAGCCAATGCCATAACTTTTAGCCACCTCTATGTAATCAATGTACTCCGTTGTTCTGTCaaatttataaatcaaatatatttactttattctAAGGATAAAGAATTTCTGAATTTTAAAGCAGAAGTTTTTCTTCTATTGTTATGCTTGGTTTTCTTGCTATCTTTCATTCGTCGACTAAGTTGTCGTTGCCGTCATCATTGTTACCGTTTACGAATTCTACAAATCTCAATTTTTAGCTCAAGAATTTTTCATGCACCCGACGTCGTTGTCACCGTCACAGCCGTTACTTTTACgcaattttctattttcgttTCAAATCACGCAACATTCATCCATGGATGCTTTccaattataaaaatacaacacaaaattttatttgattcttttgcataaaataaaaggaaaacaaaactttttttcgtcGTCGTTGACGTTGTTCACAAAATACTGTCAAAACCATCTGAGAAATCGGACAATGACGACATAAATAGAAAGGAACTTGATAAATGACATCTCAAAAGAAGTATCAAAAACCGGACTGCCAACTCTCTATTAGACTCAATTAAATTACAAATCTACATGCAATTTATGAAACATGCATTAAAACATGAGTGATGTGGAAAACATTGTATTTATTACGAGTTTATTTTGAAAGATTTCTAAGTTAGTCGGATAATGTTATTGCTGATATGCCTCTAGTACTGATCcagagaaaataatttaagagaTAATGCACGAAACAAATGTAATATACCATTTCATTGTATATGCCGCAGATATCAAAAAATCTACTCGATATCAGCTCTTGGAATAATAGAAGTCATATAACTCAAACCACTCAGCTAACTAACCGGGagattgtaaattttttaaaatgaactCTTAAACTTCCTATTCGCATTATAAATCATATTCCTTCGTAATTAATTTTACCTTGAGTGCCATCTCTGTGTGAAGTTTGATATATTCCTAAGAGAATCTTAGTCTGGCAACTTTAACTGAACTCCGACTAAGTCTGGCAGTGCTCTTTCGCGAAGCTGACAaacactttttcatttattgtaattattgcCGCAATTCATTGTAGATTAGTTTTTGTCAgaatttgtgaaatataaatattacagcAAAATGTCTGCACGTTATGATCGCGCTGTAACTATCTTCTCCCCAGATGGTCATTTGCTACAAGTGGAATATGCACAGGAAGCAGTGCGTCGAGGATCTTCTGCAGTAAGTGACCTTAACCTCCCTTGTCCATAATTATCCATTTCAATCTCGACCAAATACTACAgcttattaacaaaattttcaggtTGGAGTTCGAGGAAAAGATGTGGTTGTGTTGGgtgtagaaaaaaaatcaatgccTACTTTGCAATTAGATCGGACAGTTCAGAAAATTTGTACATTGGATGAGCATGTAATCATTGCATTTGCCGGTTTAACTGCTGATGCTCGTATTCTTATTAATCGAGCTAGAGTCGAATGTCAAAGTCACAAATTGAATGTTGAAGATCCTGTCACCTTGGAATATATAACACGGTAAGGTTGAACTAAATATAGAAATATCGGGCAAAATTTACATCGAGCTTAAATTATAACTTATTAGGTACATTgctcaattaaaacaaaaatacacacaGAGCAACGGTAGACGACCCTTTGGAATATCGTGTTTGATCGCTGGATTCGACAGTAATGGTGAACCACACCTTTACCAGACTGAACCTTCTGGAAATTACTATGAATGGAAAGCTAATGCCGTTGGTCGTGCTGCAAAAACAGTTCGCGAGTACTTAGAAAAGCACTACAAAGAGGAAAGTGTTGCAGAAGAGGACTCGGCAGTGAGGCTCACAATAAAGGCACTTCGTGAGGTAGCACAGTCCAGTGGGAATTTAGAAATTGTTGTAatgaaaaaagcagaaaaacctGGTGAT
This genomic interval carries:
- the LOC105228282 gene encoding peroxisomal multifunctional enzyme type 2 isoform X2, whose amino-acid sequence is MAEKLRFDGRVAVVTGAGSGLGREYALLFGSRGAKVVVNDLGGSFHGDGASKRAADIVVDEIRAQGGTAVADYNSVVDGSKVIETAINNFGRVDILVNNAGILRDRSIAKTSDLDWDLINAVHLKGSFKCTQAAWPYMRKQNYGRIIMTSSNSGIYGNFGQANYSAAKMGLVGLANTVAIEGQKNNIHCNVIIPTAASRMTEDILPDILFNELKPHLIAPVVVYLCHESCKDNGSYIESAAGWATKLNIVRGKGCVLRTSIDQTNTTPEYVQSVWAKITDMTDAKHLDTIGQASGSLLEVLEKLKEGKFGEYEDTFKFSNKDLILYALGIGASVKNENDLKFLYENHPEFSAIPSYFVLPGLMLCMTTDIVGSALPSGKAHLSNILHGEQYLEICDDIPTSGTLTTIGKVFDVMDKGSGALVVTNTDTYDESGRLLVKNQSSTFIVGAGNFGGKKTPIKGVIPIVNPPNRSPDATCHYKTSEDQAALYRLSGDLNPLHIDPEFAALGGFKTPILHGLCSLGFSVRAILAQYANNNASLFKAVKLRFSAPVIPGQTLKIDMWKEGKRVLFTTTVVETGTKAIIGGYVDLKDIAAKL
- the LOC105228279 gene encoding proteasome subunit alpha type-7-B gives rise to the protein MSARYDRAVTIFSPDGHLLQVEYAQEAVRRGSSAVGVRGKDVVVLGVEKKSMPTLQLDRTVQKICTLDEHVIIAFAGLTADARILINRARVECQSHKLNVEDPVTLEYITRYIAQLKQKYTQSNGRRPFGISCLIAGFDSNGEPHLYQTEPSGNYYEWKANAVGRAAKTVREYLEKHYKEESVAEEDSAVRLTIKALREVAQSSGNLEIVVMKKAEKPGDAPKLVTLSAEEVKKHVEAIKQEKEENEKKSQKK
- the LOC105228282 gene encoding peroxisomal multifunctional enzyme type 2 isoform X1, with product MHVYVKKSCGNQLQFTSGKCDLQYLKAIVSKMAEKLRFDGRVAVVTGAGSGLGREYALLFGSRGAKVVVNDLGGSFHGDGASKRAADIVVDEIRAQGGTAVADYNSVVDGSKVIETAINNFGRVDILVNNAGILRDRSIAKTSDLDWDLINAVHLKGSFKCTQAAWPYMRKQNYGRIIMTSSNSGIYGNFGQANYSAAKMGLVGLANTVAIEGQKNNIHCNVIIPTAASRMTEDILPDILFNELKPHLIAPVVVYLCHESCKDNGSYIESAAGWATKLNIVRGKGCVLRTSIDQTNTTPEYVQSVWAKITDMTDAKHLDTIGQASGSLLEVLEKLKEGKFGEYEDTFKFSNKDLILYALGIGASVKNENDLKFLYENHPEFSAIPSYFVLPGLMLCMTTDIVGSALPSGKAHLSNILHGEQYLEICDDIPTSGTLTTIGKVFDVMDKGSGALVVTNTDTYDESGRLLVKNQSSTFIVGAGNFGGKKTPIKGVIPIVNPPNRSPDATCHYKTSEDQAALYRLSGDLNPLHIDPEFAALGGFKTPILHGLCSLGFSVRAILAQYANNNASLFKAVKLRFSAPVIPGQTLKIDMWKEGKRVLFTTTVVETGTKAIIGGYVDLKDIAAKL